The genomic DNA TTATTGAACAGGCCCAGAAGAGTCGATCCATGTTCTCAAGGAAACCGAATGTGGTTGTCTGTGTTCCCTCGGGGACAACAGCGGTTGAACAACGGGCTGTTGAAGATGCGACCAAACAAGCCGGTGCAAAGGAAGCCATTCCGATTCCGGAACCTTTTGCGGCCGCTATTGGTGCTGACTTGCCGGTGTGGGAACCCACCGGAAGCATGGTCGTTGATATTGGCGGGGGAACAACAGAAGTCGCCATCATATCATTAGGAGGCATTGTCACAAGCCAATCCATCCGGGTTGCTGGTGATGAGATGGACGATGCCGTTATTCAATATATTAAAAAGACCTATAACCTAATGATTGGTGAAAGAACATCGGAAGCATTAAAAATGCAAATTGGGTCCGCTGGAGCGTCAGAGGAATATGACAGCATGGAAATTCGCGGTCGTGATTTATTATCAGGACTACCGAAAACCATTGAAGTCGGTGCCGAGGAGATTAGTCAGGCTCTATCGGATACCGTTAACCATATCATTGAAGCTGTGAAAGTCACCCTTGAACGTACTCCACCCGAACTAGCTGCAGACATCATGGATCGAGGGATTGTGTTAACAGGTGGCGGTGCCATGCTCCGCCATTTAGATCGGATGATGAGTGACGTCACGCAAATGCCAGTCATCGTCGCTGAAAATCCTATGGACTGTGTAGCAATTGGGACTGGAAGAGCATTAGAAAATATGCCACAATTGAAAGCGAAAGCAAGCTTATCTCCAAATAAAGGTTCCAATTAAATGCATATGCTTAGCAAGTAGGTGACAACATGCCGCGTTTTTTTTCTAATAAAAAATTAATTGTATTGTTAACTGGGCTGATCGTTTTGGTAGCATTGATTGGATATTCATTAAAAGACCGCGAAGATGCGACAGTAGCTGAACAGTTTCTCCATGATACAGTTGGATTTTTTCAAAGAATGTTTCATACACCCGCACAATACGTTGCGGGTTTCTTTGAGACTATTGATGATATTCAAAATGTCTATAAAGAAAATGAACTGCTAAAATCGAGATTAAAGGATTATGCTGAAGTTCGCACTAAATATAATCAACTCAAAAAAGATAACGATGAACTTAGAGATCAGCTAGACATGGGTGAGCATTCCAAATTGTCGGGATATAACCAGCAATTGGGGACGGTTATTGCTCGTCCATTTGATGAGTGGAATCAGCTATTAACCATTAATATTGGCGGACAAAGTGGTGTACATAAAGGAATGGCTGTTAAAACAAGTGAAGGTTTAGTTGGAAGAGTGACAACAGTGAGTCAATTCACGAGTGTTGTGTCTTTGATTACCGATCCACTAAGTATTAATCAGATTCCCGCCGCTATCAATGGAAAAAAAGATATTAATGGCATGATTGAAGGTTACAATTCAAAGCAGAACGTCTTGTTATTTAAAAAGCTACCCGTCGAATCGAACATTAAAAAAGGGATGGAAGTTATCACATCCGGCATGGGAGGCGTTTATCCAAAAAGTGTTTATATTGGAAAAGTTGTAAGTGTCAATACGGAAAGCAACGGACTATCACAAACAGCGAAAGTGAAGCCGGCTGCTGATTTTTCGAATATCAATTATGTTCATGTTCTTGATCGTCTAGCTAAGTCGTCTAAGAAAGAAGCGAAGGAGGATGAGTCTTGACTCTGTTTTTCTTGATCTTGATCCTCTTTGTTTTTTTTATATTCCAAGGGACGGCTATGGACGTCTTCTCAGCTGAGTGGTTTGGTTTCCAATTTGCCGACGTGCCCCATTTTGTGCTCATCGGCTTGGTTATGATCGCTGTTTTTCATAAACGTAGTACAGCCATTGTACTGGCTGTTAGCTTTGGATTGCTGACGGATATTATTTATACAAATGTGCTGGGTGTTTATGGATTCTGCTTGCCTATAACTGTTTATTTGGTTACGGGATTGAACCGGTTACTGCATATGAATATCTTCGTCATCTTTTTCATGGCGGTTTTCTCGGTTGCAATTTTAGAAATGAGTGTCTACGAAATTTATAGTTTGATTGGTAATGTGAACATGGACCTTTCTCATTTTTGGACAGTTCGAATGCCGCCAGTTCTTATTCTCAATGGTGTTGCCTTAATATTATTGTTTTATCCCTTAAGAAATTTGATATTAAAGCTAAAAAATAGAGAAGAAGACGAATAATAAAGGAATTACTCTTTTTTATGTCGAATTGATTAAAGGTGCCCGAGGTGAATTCAATGTCTAATAAACAACCGTATATAACTATAAAAGGGAAAAAAGATGGCCTTATTTTAGTGCTTGATGATCGTTGTTCATACGATTTATTGCTTGAGGAATTAAAGCAAACTTTAGACAGCCAAACCGTTAATCAAAATGAGCCGTTAATCTCTGTTAAGGTTGAAATGGGGAACCGCTACTTAACTTCGGATCAAGAACAAGTGATTAAAAATATTATTAGAGAAAAGAAACAACTGCTCGTGACAGAGATTCAATCCAATGTGATCACCAGAGAAGAGTGTCAAGAACAACTGCGCAAACAGCAACTTCATACACTTCCAAAAATGGTTAGATCAGGACAGGTTGAAGAAATTGACGGTGATTTGTTGTTATTGGGTGATGTTAATCCGGGGGGTAAGGTTGTTGCGACCGGTAATATTTACATTATGGGCTCACTTCGTGGATTAGCTCATGCTGGGAGTCAAGGGAACCGGGAAGCAACAATTTCAGCTTCACAGATGAAACCGATGCAGCTACAAATTGCCAATGTTTGGTTAAATGATGAAGAAGATGTTGGGGAAGATCATCAATTGATGGTGTCAGCCTATATTGATCAGACAGATGAGAAAATATCGATTGACCGAATCCAAAATATGATGAAGAAACATAGCCTAACTTCAAGCTTGTCATGATAAAGGGGTGTGTCAAAAATGGGGGAAGCTATTGTTATTACATCAGGAAAAGGCGGTGTTGGTAAGTCAACGACAACGGCCAACTTAGGCACCGTCTTAGCCCTCCAAGGAAAACGGGTCTGTCTTGTTGATACAGATATCGGCCTACGGAACTTAGATGTTTTAATGGGGCTTGAAAATCGTGTGATCTATGATCTGGTTGATGCCGCTGAAGAGCGATGCCGGGTTGAGCAGGTTTTGATCAAAGACAAACGGTTTGACGCTTTAAGTTTGGTTCCGGCTGCTCAAACAAAGGACAAGTCCTCAGTAAGTCCGGAACAAATGAAAACCATTATTGAAGAATTAAAACGCGATTTTGATTATGTATTAATTGACTGTCCAGCCGGCATTGAACAAGGATTTAAGAACGCTGTCGCCGGTGCTGATCAAGCTATTGTCGTAACGACACCTGAGGTTTCAGCTGTTCGCGATGCTGATCGCATTATCGGCTTGCTGGAAAAGGAAGAACAACTGGCACCTCCAAAGCTCGTTGTTAATCGAATTCGTCAACATATGGTCAAATCCGGAGAGATGCTCAATGTTGATGATATTTTACAAGTTTTATCCATTGATTTACTTGGCATCGTGACAGACGATGAAGAAGTCATTTCCAGCTCCAATCGGGGTGAACCCGTTGCCTTGAATCCGGATACTAAAGTATCCATTGCCTATCGTAACATTGGCAGACGGATTCTAGGTGAATCTGTTCCGTTAATGGCTGTTGATGAGCCGAAGGGACTTTTTTCAAAAGTGAAGCAACTATTAGGAATGCGTTAAAAGAACCTGTCGATTTTCAGGTTCTTTTTAATTAGCATAACTTGTCCGTTCCCGGCATAGGTTTGTACAAAAGTAAGTTATGTGAGGGGATGGATATTGTGAGCAAAATTGATGACATCAGACAGCGCCATGCTGCACGAAAGAAAGGAATAAAATCGTTTTCGGGTCGTCAATCAGAGACGATAAAATCTCATGGGACCTCCTCGCAAAGACCTGATCATGACCTTAATAGTGTCCATCCATTATTTCGCACACAATCATTTATCATTAAATGCATGATTGCGATCGTCTTAATTCTTGTTGTGGCGATTATAGATAAACAGCAGGGGGCAACGTTTGATCAAACAAAACATGTGGTTCAGCAAACGTTAAACCGAGATGTTAATTTTACCAAACTCTCATCATGGTATGAGGACACCTTTGGTTCCTCGCCCGTCGCTTTTTTTCCCAGTTTAACGGATCAAGATCAGGCTAAAAAAACAACGGGTCAAGGAGCCAAGAAACAGGAAGCTGATTATGCTGTGCCGGTGAGCGGTCAGGTGTCAGAGTCGTTCTCAACTCAAACTAACGGTATTTTAATGGCTACCAAGCCAGGGTCAGCTGTTACAGCTGTTAAAAGTGGTACGGTTATTTCAATTGAAAATAAAGAGGGCATTGGTAAAACCGTCATCATTCAGCATAATAATGCTGAATCATGGTATGGCAAAATGGATGGTGTTAAGGTTAAACCTTATGAATTTGTTCAACAAGGCCAAAAAATTGGTTCGGTAAAAAAAGATCAGGATCAGGAGAGAGGGACGTTCTACTTTGCTTTAAAAAATGGTGATCATTTTGTCGATCCCATACAGGTGATTTCTTTTGATTAAAAAATGGTACAAAAGCGTTCGGATTCATCCCGTGTTTTGGTTTATACTCGGCGCAGGTATCATGACCGGTCACTTTTGGGAAGTTGTGACCGTTTTTTTTATTGTATTAGTCCATGAACTCGGACATGCCGCGGCTGCTTTGTTTTTTAAATGGCGGGTGACAGAAATTGTGCTACTCCCATTTGGTGGTGTTGCTAAAGTAGAGGAATTTGGAAATAAGACATTGAAAGAAGAATTGATCGTTACATTGGCAGGTCCCTTTCAGCATCTGTGGCTGCCCCTCTTATCTTGGATATTAGTTATGACCAATTTTTGGAATGAGGCCAACCATATAATGTTCATGGAAAAAAACGTCATGATCCTATTATTTAATTTAATTCCCGTTTGGCCTTTGGATGGTGGTAAAGTTTTACATATCATTTTTTCCAAACTATGGCCATTTAAAGTAGCCTACCGGAGAACGATGATGGCTTCGCTGGTGTTAATGGCGATACTCATGATAATAATGTATACTTTTCACATGTTTACTTTAAATTTTATGCTCATTATGACTTTTATTGGATTTGTTATTCTAAAAGAATGGCGGCAAATGAACTACGTGTTTATGAGATTTTTATTAGATCGGTGGGAATCAGGCCAACAGCAGACATCGAAAGTAAAGCGAATTAAAGTTAAACCTGAGGCAACGATGCATCAAGTGTGTGAAGGCTTTTACCGTGGAGTACGGCATTCAGTTATGATTGCTGATCCCCGTTCCCAGCAATCACTAGATGACGTGCTGGTGTTAGAGGCTTACTTCCGCAGGCATCCGCAATGTACGATTCAAGAATTGCTGTCTTAATAAACCTGGAACAGGCTGGGAGATTTTATGGAACTTGTTATTGATGAACAACCTTATTTGTATAAACATTATTTGTTGATGGATGACCGTATGATGGATCTTCATCTTTGGCCAGTGGGTAAGGTTTTAGCCGGCAACATCTATTTAGGATATGTTGAACATACGGCAAAAGGAATGGATAGTGTTTTCGTGAATATTGGGAATGGTGAGAAGGGTGTTCTTCCCATAAGTGAACAAGGAAACGCAACGACTAAAGGACAATCTCTATCTCCGGGGAATCGAGTGATTGTTCAAGTTAATAAAATGGGCAGAGACGGCAAGCGTCCTGTTTTGACTCAAAATCTGCAGTTCGCCGGTGGCTATATCATTTATATGCCAAAAGCTGGTTATGGCACCGCCTCTCGACAATTGTCCTACAAACAAGGCCAACACTTGAAAAAGGTCATGAAGTCGGTAACCGAAGCGAATGAAGGTTTTATTTTGCGGTCAGCGTCCGGCTATACCAATAGTGACACGCTTAAAGCTGAATGGCAGCGATTAAAAG from Tuberibacillus sp. Marseille-P3662 includes the following:
- a CDS encoding rod shape-determining protein, with protein sequence MLGGFSKDLGIDLGTANTLVYVKGKGVVVREPSVVAIRTDTGKIEAVGNEAKNMIGRTPGNIVAHRPMKDGVIADFETTSTMMKYFIEQAQKSRSMFSRKPNVVVCVPSGTTAVEQRAVEDATKQAGAKEAIPIPEPFAAAIGADLPVWEPTGSMVVDIGGGTTEVAIISLGGIVTSQSIRVAGDEMDDAVIQYIKKTYNLMIGERTSEALKMQIGSAGASEEYDSMEIRGRDLLSGLPKTIEVGAEEISQALSDTVNHIIEAVKVTLERTPPELAADIMDRGIVLTGGGAMLRHLDRMMSDVTQMPVIVAENPMDCVAIGTGRALENMPQLKAKASLSPNKGSN
- the mreC gene encoding rod shape-determining protein MreC produces the protein MPRFFSNKKLIVLLTGLIVLVALIGYSLKDREDATVAEQFLHDTVGFFQRMFHTPAQYVAGFFETIDDIQNVYKENELLKSRLKDYAEVRTKYNQLKKDNDELRDQLDMGEHSKLSGYNQQLGTVIARPFDEWNQLLTINIGGQSGVHKGMAVKTSEGLVGRVTTVSQFTSVVSLITDPLSINQIPAAINGKKDINGMIEGYNSKQNVLLFKKLPVESNIKKGMEVITSGMGGVYPKSVYIGKVVSVNTESNGLSQTAKVKPAADFSNINYVHVLDRLAKSSKKEAKEDES
- the mreD gene encoding rod shape-determining protein MreD, encoding MTLFFLILILFVFFIFQGTAMDVFSAEWFGFQFADVPHFVLIGLVMIAVFHKRSTAIVLAVSFGLLTDIIYTNVLGVYGFCLPITVYLVTGLNRLLHMNIFVIFFMAVFSVAILEMSVYEIYSLIGNVNMDLSHFWTVRMPPVLILNGVALILLFYPLRNLILKLKNREEDE
- the minC gene encoding septum site-determining protein MinC, which gives rise to MSNKQPYITIKGKKDGLILVLDDRCSYDLLLEELKQTLDSQTVNQNEPLISVKVEMGNRYLTSDQEQVIKNIIREKKQLLVTEIQSNVITREECQEQLRKQQLHTLPKMVRSGQVEEIDGDLLLLGDVNPGGKVVATGNIYIMGSLRGLAHAGSQGNREATISASQMKPMQLQIANVWLNDEEDVGEDHQLMVSAYIDQTDEKISIDRIQNMMKKHSLTSSLS
- the minD gene encoding septum site-determining protein MinD, whose product is MGEAIVITSGKGGVGKSTTTANLGTVLALQGKRVCLVDTDIGLRNLDVLMGLENRVIYDLVDAAEERCRVEQVLIKDKRFDALSLVPAAQTKDKSSVSPEQMKTIIEELKRDFDYVLIDCPAGIEQGFKNAVAGADQAIVVTTPEVSAVRDADRIIGLLEKEEQLAPPKLVVNRIRQHMVKSGEMLNVDDILQVLSIDLLGIVTDDEEVISSSNRGEPVALNPDTKVSIAYRNIGRRILGESVPLMAVDEPKGLFSKVKQLLGMR
- a CDS encoding M23 family metallopeptidase; this encodes MSKIDDIRQRHAARKKGIKSFSGRQSETIKSHGTSSQRPDHDLNSVHPLFRTQSFIIKCMIAIVLILVVAIIDKQQGATFDQTKHVVQQTLNRDVNFTKLSSWYEDTFGSSPVAFFPSLTDQDQAKKTTGQGAKKQEADYAVPVSGQVSESFSTQTNGILMATKPGSAVTAVKSGTVISIENKEGIGKTVIIQHNNAESWYGKMDGVKVKPYEFVQQGQKIGSVKKDQDQERGTFYFALKNGDHFVDPIQVISFD
- a CDS encoding M50 family metallopeptidase; this translates as MIKKWYKSVRIHPVFWFILGAGIMTGHFWEVVTVFFIVLVHELGHAAAALFFKWRVTEIVLLPFGGVAKVEEFGNKTLKEELIVTLAGPFQHLWLPLLSWILVMTNFWNEANHIMFMEKNVMILLFNLIPVWPLDGGKVLHIIFSKLWPFKVAYRRTMMASLVLMAILMIIMYTFHMFTLNFMLIMTFIGFVILKEWRQMNYVFMRFLLDRWESGQQQTSKVKRIKVKPEATMHQVCEGFYRGVRHSVMIADPRSQQSLDDVLVLEAYFRRHPQCTIQELLS